GTTTGCTTGGAGAAGTAAGTTCATCATCTGATGCAATAACAGGAGGACCAAATGCGTCAATGTCAGGCATCTCTTTTAACCATTCGCCGCAGTGTTTGCATTTTATGGCCTCATCTTGAATGTCTTCAGCACAAAAGGGGCATTTTTTCATCCTCAGCTCCTTTCTTATTCTGATGTTGCCCCTTCCAGAATCAGATTTTCCGTAGAGAGATTGAAAATATCCTCTTTCCGGTATCTTTCTGTTGCACCTATAATCTCAAGCCCAATAATCTTTCCATTTTTATCAAGGTCAAGGTTTATTCCCTCTT
This genomic stretch from Nitrospirota bacterium harbors:
- a CDS encoding DUF2283 domain-containing protein codes for the protein MKIEYDKEVDALYIRIQEKKVAHTKEIEEGINLDLDKNGKIIGLEIIGATERYRKEDIFNLSTENLILEGATSE